A window of Thermus filiformis genomic DNA:
CCGTAGTAGAGGGCGGCGTCGTACATCACGTCCCCCACCAAGTAGATTTTATCATCCGGGATGCCCTCCCGGCGGAGGTTCCTCACCGCCGTCTCGGTGGGGGCAAAGAGGAGGTCGGCGGCGTGGTCCGTGAGCACCCGGTTGATCTCCTCCGGCATCCTGCGGTTGAAGGAGCGCAGGCCCGCCTCCACATGGGCTACGGGGATGTGGAGCTTCACCGCCGCCAGGGCCCCGGCGAGGGTGCTGTCGGTGTCGCCGTAGACCAGCACCCAGTCGGGCTTCTCCTGGAGGAGCACCCCCTCGAGGGCCTCCAGCATCCGGCCCGTGTTCTGGCCGTGGGTGCCGCCCCCGATGCCCAGGTGGTAGTCGGGCTCGGGGATCTCCAGCTCCTCAAAGAAGACCCGGCTCATGTTGTCGTCGTAGTGCTGGCCGGTGTGGACCAACACCTCCCGCACCCCCGCCTCAGCCCGGAGGACCCGGGAGACCGCCGCCGCCTTGATGAACTGGGGCCGGGCGCCCACGACGCTTACCACCTTCATGTGCACCTCTCCCATAGTGCGAGGAGCTTCCCCACCACTTGCTGCGCGGAAAACTCCTCTTCAACCCGCCTTCTTCCCTGCCTGCCCACGGCCTCGGCGTAGGCGGGGTTCAGGTAAAAGGCATGTATGGCCTCGGCCAAAGCTCCAGGGTCCTTGTCCGGTACAAGGACCCCGGCCCCGTCCCGGAGAAGCTCGGGAATCCCCCCCGTACGGGTGGAAACCACAGGGATTCCGTAGCTCATCGCCTCCATAAGAGCGACCGGGATGCCCTCGTTGAGGCCATCCCCCAGGTCCACGCTGGACAGGGCCACCAGGTCCACCCGCCTCTCCCGGTACAAGGACAGTAGCTCTTCGTGGGACAGGAAGCCCAGAAAGCGCACGCGCCCCTCGAGACCGAGCCGCGCCACCCGTTCCTGAATCTCCGCCTTGAGCTCCCCCTCCCCCGCCAGCCACAACGCGATCGGGTCGGGGAGAATGCGCAGCGCCTCCACCAGATAGCGATGCCCCTTTCTCTCTATGAAGGCGGCCGGGCAAAGAACCACGAATCCCTTCCTTTCGCCAGGTGGTCGGTCCACGACCGGGGCCTCGGGCAGGCGTATGCCCAAATGGAGGATCAACGCTTTCTCTGGTGGCACCCCCCTCTCCAGGGCCATGGCCTTGGTCTTCTCCGATATGCAGCGGAAGAAACAGGCTTGCTCCGCTTTCTTGCGCAACAGGTTATTCTCCACGATGTCCCAGCGGTGGGCGGTCAGGCTCCAGGGGACTCCGGAGACCGCGCTGGCCACCATGGCCATGCTGGCCGTGGTGGCGGCCCAGTGAACATGGATGTGGTCTGCCCGCCACTCCCGGGCCAGCTTCCCCAACCAAAGCCCCTTGGGGTATACAGCCAGGTTTTTGAGGAGGTGGCGGAGGTTCGGGGTCAGAAGAAGACGCAGGGCACCCAGGGCCTTCAAAGGACTGCGCAGCAGCATCTCCAAGGCCCCTCGGAGAACCCGCCAGGAGATCAAAGGCTCGGAAACCGTTTGGTTCAAAACGGAATGGGCTTCTGGATGGACGAGGGGGCCTCGAGGGTACATGGGCACCACCCGCACCTCCACCCCTCGGCGCTGGAGCTCCTCAATCTCCGGGTAGAGAAAGACCTCCCCCGGGCCGAAGGGAAGTGTGGAAGTAATATAAAGAAGTCTCATTTGAGGATCGCCTCCGGAGAGTTCCGAAGTTTATGGTAGGCCTTCACACCCAAAGCTTCCCCTCGGGAGAGGGGGGGTTGAATCCAAAATGGGGCCAACCCCCCAGGCCATCCTGGCTTTCCAAAAGCCAGTCGCACAACGTGAGGAACCGTGCCCTTTCCTCGGGTTGTGGGCCATAACCCACCTATCCCAGTGCCCCAGGGCCTTCTGGGCGATCGTAGTGGCAAAGTAGACCCTTCGCCCGTCCTCAGTGAGGTTGACGGGTATCCCCTTGTCGTCCGTGGGCCCGGGCCAGAGGGTTTTCCCGGTGAGATCGTTGAAGTATCCGCGAAGGCGGCCAGGTTCAAAAACCCTTCCCAAACCCTGAGGAAGGTGGTAATAGCTCCTTCCCAACAGCATCTGGATCCAACGGAGTCCTAAGTAAACCCATCTTTTACCGGTGGCCATATCCCCCCCTGGTCTTCTCAAGAAGCCCTAGGTAAAGTTCCCCGTAGGCCCGCGCGGTCTGCCGGATGTCAAAGCGCTCCCGCACCCTTTCCCAACCCGCCTCCCCCATCTGCCTTCTAAGCTCCCCCGAGGAAGCCACCCGGAGGATGGCCTCGGCCAGGGCTCCCGGGTCCCCCGGGGGGACCAGGAAACCGGTCACCCCGTGCTCCACCAGCTCGGGAACCCCCCCGACCTTCGTAGCCACTACCGGCTTTCCGGCGGCCATGGCTTCCAGCACCACCAGGGGAACCCCCTCCCAGTCCGAGGGAAGGAGCAGGGCATCCGCCTGAGAAAGCAGCTCGGGAATATCCCGCCTTAGACCCAAAAACCGGACGTACTCTACGAGCCCCGCCTTTTGCACCTGCTCCTCTACCTGGGGCCGGAGAGGCCCCTCTCCCACCAACCAGAGTTCCATGGAGGGAAGCCGAGCCAAGGCCTGCGCGAAGGCCTCCACCAATAGGCGGTGATTCTTCTGAGGAGCGAAGCGGCCCACATGTATCCAGACGAGCTTTCCGCGGCGAGGCCAAGTCTGCACCCCACCTCCAGAAAAGCGTTCCAAGGGTATTCCGTTGTAAATGACAGGCGTCTGGACACGGGGTCCGTAAACGGCGCGCACCGTGGACGCCACCTCCTGGGAGATGCTTACGGGGACCACCCCTAAAAACCCGAAGGCCAGCCTGTGCACCCACTTTCCCACGGCATCCACCTCCTTCTGAGCCACGTTGTGCATCGTGTGGACGCGCACGGGAACGCGGTGGAACAGGCTGGGGAGCAGCGCGTAGCGCAGCACATAGAGGTGAGTGTGCACCACCTGGGGCTTGAACGTGCGGATCACCGATGAGAGGGGACGCACAACATTCGGGTCTGGCCCTCGGCGCTTGTTGAGGAAAAAGACGTTCAGTCCCTTTTCCCGAACTTCCTGCTCCAACATCGTCCCGCTCTCCGGGAAGAGGCTCACGGCAGCCACTTCAAACCGCTCCTTGTCCATGGCCTCCATGAGGTCCACCACCAGGCGCTCTGCCCCGCCTGGGCCGAAGTTAGGAAGGATGTGAAGAACGCGAATCTTCATCTTTCCTCCCTCGCCAAGGATAGGGCCGATCCATACAGAAAGAACGCTATTTTGACATATTCCCAGGTGAGAGACATGCCGGCGATCCAATAGGCCACGAAGCCCAATAAGAGCCCCCACGCAAGGGGTTCCTTTTTCCGTTTCCTCCACAGTTGGTGAAATAAGGTTGCCTGCAGAAGGACGAAAAAGAAAAAGCCAACTATGCCAGTCTCGGCCAAGACGGAAAGAAACATGTTGTGGGCCACACCTCCTCCACCGTCTTCTCTCATGGCGGCAATGTGGGCGGCCATGTCTGAATACTGAGGAGAGACCCATGCGAAGTTAGCAACTCCCACCCCACCCAACGGGTGCTCGGTAAACACATACCAGGCGGCTCGCCAGATGTCCCAGCGCCCGGCCCAGGTGTCTTCGCTGGAGAGGTTACCTAGGGTTTCCGCTCTTTCCAGGAACGTTCTAATCCACGGGGTTTCCGAAAGAGCAAAAAGGCCAGCCGGGCCAATAACTCCAACAAAGATGAGCAAAAGGATTCCGCGCCGACCCCGCTTCAGCAACCCTAGACCTAGGTTAAATAGAGCATTTACTAGGGCACTCCTTGAACCGGAAAGGGGTACCGCGATAACAGCGATCCATGACGCTAGGGATAAGATGTACTTGAACCTCCACGCCATGTAAGCTAGAGCACCGAAATAGCAGACTAGGAAGGCGATAAGTGCTAAGTTTGCGTAGTCATTCGGGTCCTTTCCCCCGCTAGAAAAACGTCCGGACTCGGCAAGAAGAGGGTTTGGGTGGGGAAGGATAAACCCCAGTGGGAGTGAAATGATCACCCCCAAGACTATAGCCACCCACAACCTAGCCACTAAAGCTAGTGGAAGCGAAGCTATAGCAAAAGTGATTCCCAAGAGACTTAGATAGCTCACAAATCTAGTGGTGGCCCAGTCCACATTGGGTGCCCAGAGAATGGTCACACCCGACCAGAACACGAAGAGGAGGAGGGCGTATGAAGCACCGTTGCGCAAGGTCTGAACAGCATTTCTGGCCAACTTGGGGCTTACCAATAAGAAGGAAACAAACATTGCCAATACGATGAAGCCTATAAAGCGGAACAGACTTCCTAGGCCCAAAACGTTGTAACCGTCAAAAGGAAGGGTGAAGGCGAGAAGGCCGAGAGATAAGAACAGCGCTTTTTCCACCCAACTTACTTTGAGTATTCTTTTCGGCAATGAGTAATTCATGCTCACCCAACTGTCCAACTTTTATTCAACTTCGTTTTGATCCACTACTATGAACTCAAAGTTCCGGTAGGTCTGAGCATCCAAGGAGACAAAAAGCGTTCCAGATCCTCCGCACGTCTTACCGTAGCCAGCGCTAGGGAAAAGTTCATCGTCTCACCTCCCAAGGAAGTTTACGCTCTCGGTGAAGCTGAAGCACAATCCCCGTCGTCACCCAGGCCTCCACCAATACCGTTGCCCAGGCCATACCCCCTACTCCGAACCAGAGGACGAATAGAGGGGCGAGAAGGAAGTTCAAAAGCCCTGCGCTTAGGATAACGCGGTTAAAGGCGCGGTCCATCCCCCAGGCCAGCATCCACTGGACCCCCAAGGCGAAGGAAAGGGCGATAAGGGGGAGGAGAAGGCTCAAAATCCGCATCAGCGGCACGGCTCCTTCATACCCTGGCCCCAGGAGAAGCCGGACGGCCCAAGGAGCTAAGAAGGCAACGATCAAGGCCCCAAAAACCCCTAAAAGGAGCATAACCAAGGTGGTGCGGGAGGCTAAACGATAGGCCCTTGAAGGATCGTGGCGGAGGAGATGGGAAAAGCGGGAAAAGAATACCCGGTTCCAGGGTTCCACCATCGCCAAAAGGGCCTTGGTAAGCCGCACGGCTCCGGCGTAGAGCCCCACCTGGGCCGGGGAAACGAAGAGGCTGAGGATCAGGGGGTTGGCCGCCGTGAATAGGCTCACCGCCAACCGATTGAAGAAGAGGCTCCACCCCAGGCGCAGGTAGGCGAAGGCCTCCCCCAAGCGGGGAAGGGCAAGCCCCACCTCGCGGGCGAGCCAGAAGTAGCCGAGGAGGCTCGCCCCCAGGGCCGCCACCCCGTTCAGGAGGAGGGGCAGGTGCACCCCCTCGGGCCCCCGCACCAGGAGGAAGACCCCCAGGGTAGCGAGGGCCCGGGTGAGGAGCTCCAAGAGGGCCACGCGCCGCATCCTCTCCAGCCCCTGGAAGAACCACACCGGGCTCAAGCCCCAGGCCACCGCCCAGAAGAGAGCAGAGAAGACCAGCTTCTCCTGCCCCTGGAGGACGGGAAGCCACAGGGCAAGGAGGGCAAGGAGGGAGGCGGGAAGGACCAGGAGGAGCTTCGCCCCCAGGACCCCGGAAAGGATCCGCGAGAGGGCCTTGGGGTCCTCCCGGTGCTTAGCCACCTCACGGGTACCGGAGAGGACGAAGTTATAGTCCGTGAGAAGCTGGAAGTAAAGGGCCAAGGACTGGCCCACCGCCAGAAGGCCGAACCCCCCCGGCCCTAGGACCCGGGAGAGGTAGGGCAGGGTGAGGAGGGGGAAGAGGTAGTTCGCCCCCTGGACCAGGTAGAGGTAGAGGAGGTTCCGGCCAAGGGGGGAGGAAAATAGTCTTTGCATTGAGATCATCACGTTAGTAAGGACCATAACCTGGTTGCAACTTGACGAATCTTTTCCTCGCAAAGCGTAGGCCATATGGGCAGGGAAAGCGCCTCCCTGGCCGCCCGCTCGGCCTCGGGGAAGGAACCCTCGGGGTAACCGTAGACGGGGAGCCGGTGGAGGGGTACGGGGTAGTAGACCATGGTCCCGATGCCCGCCTCGGCCAGCCTCCTCTGAACCTCGTCCCGTCGGCCGCCCAGGATGCGCACGGTGTACTGGTGGTAGACGTGCCGGGCGTGGGGAGCCTCATAGGGGGTCTCCAGGCCGGGAAGCCCCTTCAGGAGCTCGTTGTAGGTGTGGGCCACCCGCCTGCGGGCCTCGTTCCAGGCGTCCAGGTGGGGGAGCTTGACCCGGAGGATGGCCGCCTGCAGGGCGTCCAGGCGGGAGTTGTAGCCCAGGGTCTCGTTGTGGTACTTCCTTCTGGCCCCATGGGCCCGGAGCATGCGGGCAAGCTCGGCCACCCGGTCGTCGTTCGTGGCGATGAGCCCCCCGTCCCCGTAGGCCCCCAGGTTCTTGGAGGGGAAGAAGGAGAAGGCCCCGGCGTGGCCCAGGGTGCCGAGCTTCCTCCCCTTGTACTCGCCACCAAAGGCCTGGGCCACGTCCTCCAGGACCTTGAGGCCGTAGCGTTCCGCCAGGTCCAAGAGGGGGTCCATCTCCGCCGCCTGGCCGTAGAGGTGCACGGGGAGGAGGGCCTTGGTCCGGGGGGTGATCCGCTCCTCCACCTGGCCGGGGTCCAGGTTGAAGGTCCGGGGGTCTATGTCCACGAAGACCGGGGTGGCCCCCACAAGGCTTATGGCCTCGGCGGTGGCGAAGAAGGTGAAGGGGGTGGTGATGACCTCGTCCCCCGGGCCCACCCCCAGGGCTCTGAGGGCGATGACGAGCGCGTCGGTGCCGGAGTTGACCCCGATGGCGTGCTTCACGCCCAGGTACTCCGCCACCTCGGCCTCAAAGCCCTCCACCTCCGGGCCCAGGATGAACTGCCCCGAGCGGAGGACCCGCCCGATGGCGGCCATGAGGTCGTCCCAGAGGTCCTCCACCTCCGGGGTGAGGTCCAGGATGGGGATCTTCATTGGGTCCCACCCTCCTTCTTGGACCAACGCGCCCGGTAGTCCTCGAACCGCGCTGGAATCTCTTGCTCCAGTTCCGGCGGCATTTTAGGGTTGGCCTTAGAAAAGGAGTCAGGGGCCACCTCCTGCCAAAGGCCCTTCTTGGCGCGCTCTATAGCTTCCCCCAGGATCATGAGTTGGTACTCGTACAAACGCTCAGAGAGATCCAGCAGGGTGTCGTCCTCATAGACGGGGACACGCTTGCGCACCAAGACCCGCCCCGCGTCCACACGTCGGTCTATTAGGTGCGCCGTAACCCCCACGGGAAGGTCCTTATATATGGCCCACAGCATGGCATCCAGTCCCCGAACCTCGGGAATCAGACCGGGGTGGAGGTTGATGATCCCGATTCCAAAGCTCCCAATGACCGACTCCTTGAGGATGCGCGCCCCGGCGATGATACCGAGCTCTGGCCGGACCTCCTTCAGGAAAGCCAGCGCCTCCTCAGAGTTATGGGGGGCAACCACGTACTGGGCTCCCAGGCGCTCGGCCAGCTCCCTGGGGTGAAAGAGGACCTCGTGCCGGAGCTTGGTGCGGAGGCTAGGGGGAGGGATGTTCAGCTTTTCCCAGGGCGCGGCAATGACCCACCCCACAGGATGACCTAGGCCAAAAAGGGTGAGAAGGAGGTCCTGCGTCTTCTTGTGGGGGAAATCGTAGGCAAAGACCAAAAGCGGTTTCATATGCCCTCACCCCTCGAGGAACGGATGCCGAAAAGCCCCGCCCCCCACCTCCTTGTGGCGGATCGCCTCGGTGAGCCGAATGGCCTCCCAGGTGTCCTCCAGGCCGAACCCCTTCCCCGCCAGGGTCCTGCGGTAGACCTCGGTGTGCAGATCGGTGAACCCCTCGGAGAACTCCACCTCCTCCCCCTCGATGGCAATGGAGCGGTAGGTGCGCTTTCCCTGGGACCTCTGCGGCTCCGGGACGAAGGAGGGGTCTATGGAGAGGAACCAGCGCACCCGGGCCCGGGCCAGGGCCAAGTAGCCTGCCGCCACCGTGTCGGTGCGGGCGTGGACCTCGAGGTGCTCCGCGGGGCCGAAGAACCAGGCGAGGAGGTCAAAGAAGTGGATGCCGATGTTGGTGGCGAGGCCCCCGCTCTTTCGCACGTCCCCCTTCCAGCTTTTGAGGTACCAGGGACCGCGGCCCGTCACGTAGGTGAGGACCACCTCCTTGATTCCCCTCTCCCGGTCCAAGCGCTCCTTGAGGGCCAGGAGGGCGGGGTGGACCCGGAGCTGCAAGACGGTGTAGACCCGCCGCCCTGTCCGCTCCTCCAGGGCCTTGAGCCGCTCCAGGGCCGCCACCTCGGTGACCAAGGGCTTCTCGCAGAGGGCGTCCGCCCCGTGCCGGAAGGCCAGGCGGACGTGGGCCTCGTGCAGATGGTTGGGGCTGGCGATGGACACCCAGTCCACGGGGTGGTCCTCCAGGTGGGCCTCCAGCTCCTCCGTCTGGGTGAAGAAGGCGGCCTGGGGGAAGTAGCTGTCCAAAACGCCCACCGCGTCAAAGGGGTCCAAAGCGGCGAGGAGGTCTCCCCCCACCTCCCGGATGGCCTTGAGGTGGCGGGGGGCGATGTAGCCTGCGGCGCCGATGAGGGCGAACTTCATAGGAGGGTCACCTTCGGGTTCTTCAGGTGCCGGGTGGCCCCCCGGGCGTCCAGGACCCTGGGGGCGTGCTCCAGAATCCAAGGGTAGTCAAAGGCCGAGTGGTCGGTGGCGATGATCACCAGGTCCTGGGCCTGCAGGCGCTCGGGGGTGAGGTCCACGCTCTGCATGCGAAAGCCGTGCTCGTCAAACTCGAGCACGTGGGGGTCGTGGTAGGTGACCTCGAGGCCCCGTTTTTTGAGCTCCTGCATCACCCGGATGGCCGGGCTTTCCCGGTAGTCCCCAATATCTTTCTTGTAGGCCGCCCCCAGGACCAGCACCTTGGCCCCCTTGAGGGGGATGCCGGCCTCAGCCAGGAGGCGCAGGGCCTTCTCGGCGGTGAACTCGGGCATCTTGCGGTTGATCTCCCCGGCCAGGGCGATGAAGTGGGTGTTGAAGTTGTACTCCTTGGCCTTCCACTCCAGGTAGTGGGGGTCTATGGGGATGCAGTGCCCGCCCACCCCGGGCCCCGGGTAAAAGGGCATGATGCCGAAGGGCTTGGTGAAGGCGGCGTCCAGCACCTCCCAGACGTTCAGCCCCATGCGGTCGCAAAGGAGGGCCAGCTCGTTCACCAGGGCAATGTTCACCGCCCGGAAGGTGTTCTCAAAGACCTTTACCAGCTCGGCGGCCTTGGCGCTGGAGACCGGGACCACTCGCTCGATGGTCTGGCCGTAGAAGTAGACCCCCAGCTCGAGGGACCTGGGCCCCACCCCGCCCACCACCTTGGTGGTGTTCTTGGTGGTGTAGCGCTGGTTCCCCGGGTCC
This region includes:
- the wecB gene encoding non-hydrolyzing UDP-N-acetylglucosamine 2-epimerase; translation: MKVVSVVGARPQFIKAAAVSRVLRAEAGVREVLVHTGQHYDDNMSRVFFEELEIPEPDYHLGIGGGTHGQNTGRMLEALEGVLLQEKPDWVLVYGDTDSTLAGALAAVKLHIPVAHVEAGLRSFNRRMPEEINRVLTDHAADLLFAPTETAVRNLRREGIPDDKIYLVGDVMYDAALYYGAKAERESRVLERLGLHPKGYILATVHRAENTDDPERLGAILEALAEVHRELPVVFPVHPRTRKRAEAFGLGGYLERVLAIEPVGYLDMVMLEKNARLIATDSGGVQKEAFFYRVSCVTLREETEWVELVELRWNRLAPPPSSYSISWR
- a CDS encoding nucleotide sugar dehydrogenase, translating into MTHTEDRVEELKEKIRTRQAVVGVVGLGYVGLPFAVEKAKVGFRVVGVEQNPRRAEKVNRGENYIPDVRDEELKALVEQGLLRAETGFDRVPEMDVIVIAVPTPLTRNLTPDLQYVERVTQEIARRLRPGQLVSLESTTYPGTTEEVMLPILETSGLKVEEDFFLVHSPERVDPGNQRYTTKNTTKVVGGVGPRSLELGVYFYGQTIERVVPVSSAKAAELVKVFENTFRAVNIALVNELALLCDRMGLNVWEVLDAAFTKPFGIMPFYPGPGVGGHCIPIDPHYLEWKAKEYNFNTHFIALAGEINRKMPEFTAEKALRLLAEAGIPLKGAKVLVLGAAYKKDIGDYRESPAIRVMQELKKRGLEVTYHDPHVLEFDEHGFRMQSVDLTPERLQAQDLVIIATDHSAFDYPWILEHAPRVLDARGATRHLKNPKVTLL
- a CDS encoding DegT/DnrJ/EryC1/StrS family aminotransferase — encoded protein: MKIPILDLTPEVEDLWDDLMAAIGRVLRSGQFILGPEVEGFEAEVAEYLGVKHAIGVNSGTDALVIALRALGVGPGDEVITTPFTFFATAEAISLVGATPVFVDIDPRTFNLDPGQVEERITPRTKALLPVHLYGQAAEMDPLLDLAERYGLKVLEDVAQAFGGEYKGRKLGTLGHAGAFSFFPSKNLGAYGDGGLIATNDDRVAELARMLRAHGARRKYHNETLGYNSRLDALQAAILRVKLPHLDAWNEARRRVAHTYNELLKGLPGLETPYEAPHARHVYHQYTVRILGGRRDEVQRRLAEAGIGTMVYYPVPLHRLPVYGYPEGSFPEAERAAREALSLPIWPTLCEEKIRQVATRLWSLLT
- a CDS encoding oligosaccharide flippase family protein, coding for MQRLFSSPLGRNLLYLYLVQGANYLFPLLTLPYLSRVLGPGGFGLLAVGQSLALYFQLLTDYNFVLSGTREVAKHREDPKALSRILSGVLGAKLLLVLPASLLALLALWLPVLQGQEKLVFSALFWAVAWGLSPVWFFQGLERMRRVALLELLTRALATLGVFLLVRGPEGVHLPLLLNGVAALGASLLGYFWLAREVGLALPRLGEAFAYLRLGWSLFFNRLAVSLFTAANPLILSLFVSPAQVGLYAGAVRLTKALLAMVEPWNRVFFSRFSHLLRHDPSRAYRLASRTTLVMLLLGVFGALIVAFLAPWAVRLLLGPGYEGAVPLMRILSLLLPLIALSFALGVQWMLAWGMDRAFNRVILSAGLLNFLLAPLFVLWFGVGGMAWATVLVEAWVTTGIVLQLHRERKLPWEVRR
- a CDS encoding O-antigen ligase family protein, with translation MEKALFLSLGLLAFTLPFDGYNVLGLGSLFRFIGFIVLAMFVSFLLVSPKLARNAVQTLRNGASYALLLFVFWSGVTILWAPNVDWATTRFVSYLSLLGITFAIASLPLALVARLWVAIVLGVIISLPLGFILPHPNPLLAESGRFSSGGKDPNDYANLALIAFLVCYFGALAYMAWRFKYILSLASWIAVIAVPLSGSRSALVNALFNLGLGLLKRGRRGILLLIFVGVIGPAGLFALSETPWIRTFLERAETLGNLSSEDTWAGRWDIWRAAWYVFTEHPLGGVGVANFAWVSPQYSDMAAHIAAMREDGGGGVAHNMFLSVLAETGIVGFFFFVLLQATLFHQLWRKRKKEPLAWGLLLGFVAYWIAGMSLTWEYVKIAFFLYGSALSLAREER
- a CDS encoding Gfo/Idh/MocA family oxidoreductase translates to MKFALIGAAGYIAPRHLKAIREVGGDLLAALDPFDAVGVLDSYFPQAAFFTQTEELEAHLEDHPVDWVSIASPNHLHEAHVRLAFRHGADALCEKPLVTEVAALERLKALEERTGRRVYTVLQLRVHPALLALKERLDRERGIKEVVLTYVTGRGPWYLKSWKGDVRKSGGLATNIGIHFFDLLAWFFGPAEHLEVHARTDTVAAGYLALARARVRWFLSIDPSFVPEPQRSQGKRTYRSIAIEGEEVEFSEGFTDLHTEVYRRTLAGKGFGLEDTWEAIRLTEAIRHKEVGGGAFRHPFLEG
- a CDS encoding glycosyltransferase, which codes for MKIRVLHILPNFGPGGAERLVVDLMEAMDKERFEVAAVSLFPESGTMLEQEVREKGLNVFFLNKRRGPDPNVVRPLSSVIRTFKPQVVHTHLYVLRYALLPSLFHRVPVRVHTMHNVAQKEVDAVGKWVHRLAFGFLGVVPVSISQEVASTVRAVYGPRVQTPVIYNGIPLERFSGGGVQTWPRRGKLVWIHVGRFAPQKNHRLLVEAFAQALARLPSMELWLVGEGPLRPQVEEQVQKAGLVEYVRFLGLRRDIPELLSQADALLLPSDWEGVPLVVLEAMAAGKPVVATKVGGVPELVEHGVTGFLVPPGDPGALAEAILRVASSGELRRQMGEAGWERVRERFDIRQTARAYGELYLGLLEKTRGGYGHR
- a CDS encoding formyltransferase family protein; amino-acid sequence: MKPLLVFAYDFPHKKTQDLLLTLFGLGHPVGWVIAAPWEKLNIPPPSLRTKLRHEVLFHPRELAERLGAQYVVAPHNSEEALAFLKEVRPELGIIAGARILKESVIGSFGIGIINLHPGLIPEVRGLDAMLWAIYKDLPVGVTAHLIDRRVDAGRVLVRKRVPVYEDDTLLDLSERLYEYQLMILGEAIERAKKGLWQEVAPDSFSKANPKMPPELEQEIPARFEDYRARWSKKEGGTQ
- a CDS encoding glycosyltransferase family 4 protein, which translates into the protein MRLLYITSTLPFGPGEVFLYPEIEELQRRGVEVRVVPMYPRGPLVHPEAHSVLNQTVSEPLISWRVLRGALEMLLRSPLKALGALRLLLTPNLRHLLKNLAVYPKGLWLGKLAREWRADHIHVHWAATTASMAMVASAVSGVPWSLTAHRWDIVENNLLRKKAEQACFFRCISEKTKAMALERGVPPEKALILHLGIRLPEAPVVDRPPGERKGFVVLCPAAFIERKGHRYLVEALRILPDPIALWLAGEGELKAEIQERVARLGLEGRVRFLGFLSHEELLSLYRERRVDLVALSSVDLGDGLNEGIPVALMEAMSYGIPVVSTRTGGIPELLRDGAGVLVPDKDPGALAEAIHAFYLNPAYAEAVGRQGRRRVEEEFSAQQVVGKLLALWERCT